One genomic window of Mucilaginibacter sp. SJ includes the following:
- a CDS encoding helix-turn-helix domain-containing protein: MSTFGKRLRECREAKKLSQQDLAKLMKTVHTVIGKYELDKMKPSIEVAGRLAKVLDTTVGHLMGEVDTTNVLKDPDMLKRLNDLNELSEQDKDGILYALDGLLRDAKARKAYGR, encoded by the coding sequence ATGAGCACATTTGGCAAACGATTAAGAGAATGCAGGGAAGCAAAGAAGCTTTCGCAGCAGGACTTGGCTAAGCTCATGAAGACCGTACACACCGTTATCGGTAAGTATGAACTCGATAAGATGAAGCCATCTATTGAGGTAGCTGGCAGACTTGCAAAAGTGCTGGATACTACCGTAGGCCACCTGATGGGCGAAGTTGATACGACCAACGTTTTAAAAGACCCGGATATGCTTAAGCGGTTGAATGATCTAAACGAACTCTCCGAGCAGGATAAGGATGGCATTTTATATGCGCTTGATGGGCTTTTGCGTGATGCTAAAGCTCGTAAAGCTTACGGGCGTTAA
- a CDS encoding tyrosine-type recombinase/integrase yields MRGTLYNPLYIRLQAGFTQWLRILNFEPSSPRDMPKILTEFLTWLQDHGCHRPHDVQQEHLKRYIEHLYERPSKTAAGAISLNYIRKHLQVIRKFSRYLTESGQESFNVKLRIKGKSTNVKCILTPAEVSSLYEAAKDDTLGLRDKAILALYYGCGLRKNEGANINVKDILLDKELVYVRKGKGYKERYVPLAGSAKADLENYILYGRPHLAIDKKEDALLLNVNGTRLSGHMAYERLQKLKAIAKIKKPAGLHTLRHSIASHLLHSGMALEQIQRFLGHSSMESTQIYTHLKHENQS; encoded by the coding sequence ATGCGAGGCACACTTTATAACCCGCTCTATATCCGGCTGCAGGCAGGCTTTACACAATGGCTGCGCATTCTCAACTTTGAACCGAGCAGCCCCCGCGATATGCCCAAAATCCTGACTGAGTTCCTGACCTGGCTGCAGGATCATGGCTGCCACCGCCCGCATGACGTGCAGCAGGAGCATCTGAAAAGATACATAGAACACTTGTACGAGCGGCCAAGCAAAACCGCAGCCGGAGCCATCAGCCTGAACTATATCCGCAAGCACTTGCAGGTGATCCGCAAGTTCAGCCGTTACCTCACCGAAAGCGGGCAGGAAAGCTTTAACGTAAAGCTGCGCATCAAAGGCAAAAGCACCAATGTCAAATGTATCCTGACACCGGCAGAGGTCAGCAGCTTATACGAGGCTGCCAAAGATGATACCCTGGGCCTGCGGGACAAAGCGATACTGGCCCTGTATTATGGCTGCGGCCTGCGTAAGAACGAGGGGGCGAACATCAATGTTAAAGACATCCTGCTGGATAAAGAACTGGTGTATGTGCGCAAAGGCAAGGGCTACAAAGAACGCTATGTACCACTGGCCGGAAGCGCCAAAGCTGATCTGGAGAACTATATCCTGTATGGCCGCCCGCATCTGGCAATAGATAAAAAGGAAGATGCTTTGCTGCTTAACGTTAACGGCACCCGGTTAAGCGGTCACATGGCCTATGAACGGCTGCAAAAGTTAAAAGCCATAGCGAAGATAAAAAAGCCCGCAGGCCTGCACACGCTACGGCACAGCATTGCCAGCCATCTGCTGCATTCAGGTATGGCCTTAGAGCAGATCCAGCGCTTTTTAGGGCATAGCAGCATGGAAAGTACGCAGATCTACACCCATCTAAAGCATGAAAACCAATCTTAG
- a CDS encoding tyrosine-type recombinase/integrase, which produces MKTNLSAFEEYLIAEGFGSETVYQHVKYAGRFLDWLAETSLALPQVTHAEMLDFADQLKKEDKGINLINRIMLAVSYYFTWLQYEGKAGYNPTAGIRLKGAIRNVPHDLLTKPELEALYESYPVTDERTHRNKVIVGLLVYQALTRDEIHALRAEHLKLREGKIHIPATGKLNSRILSLEPHQILDLQEYILAVRPKILAERMAERSGRKPNKYQAVEDVHRLFVSMNGQETMKNSLLHLNYALRKINTRYKHGTQIRQSVITEWLKEKNLRTVQYMAGHRYISSTERYKTNNLEDLKDALNKHHPLTLS; this is translated from the coding sequence ATGAAAACCAATCTTAGCGCGTTTGAAGAATACCTGATAGCGGAAGGCTTCGGGTCAGAAACAGTCTATCAGCATGTTAAATATGCAGGCCGGTTCCTGGACTGGCTGGCAGAAACAAGCCTGGCTTTACCGCAGGTGACCCATGCAGAAATGCTCGACTTTGCCGACCAGCTGAAAAAAGAAGATAAAGGCATCAACCTGATCAACCGCATCATGCTGGCGGTAAGCTATTACTTTACGTGGCTGCAGTACGAAGGTAAAGCCGGTTATAACCCTACGGCTGGTATCAGGCTGAAAGGGGCTATCCGGAACGTACCGCATGACCTGTTAACCAAACCCGAACTGGAAGCGCTTTACGAAAGCTACCCGGTAACAGATGAACGCACCCACCGCAATAAAGTGATTGTCGGCTTACTGGTTTACCAGGCATTGACGAGGGATGAAATCCATGCCCTTCGTGCTGAACACCTGAAACTCAGAGAAGGCAAAATACATATCCCTGCCACCGGCAAGCTGAACAGCCGGATACTTAGCCTTGAACCTCATCAAATCTTAGACTTGCAGGAATATATACTGGCGGTGCGGCCGAAGATACTGGCTGAACGTATGGCTGAACGTTCCGGCAGGAAACCGAATAAATACCAAGCTGTAGAAGATGTACACCGGCTCTTTGTCTCTATGAACGGGCAGGAAACGATGAAAAACAGTCTGCTTCACCTCAACTATGCACTAAGAAAAATAAACACCAGGTATAAACACGGGACGCAGATCAGGCAGAGTGTCATTACTGAATGGCTAAAGGAAAAGAACCTGCGGACCGTACAGTACATGGCGGGCCACCGCTATATCAGCAGTACCGAGCGTTATAAAACCAATAACCTTGAAGACCTGAAAGATGCGCTTAATAAGCATCATCCGTTAACTCTTTCCTAA
- a CDS encoding single-stranded DNA-binding protein yields the protein MLFTGRITADAEVTAVKGDKQVVNFTVAINQRWTNKEGDKKEKAAFVNCAYWRNAGIAEYLSKGAVVEISGWLEAQGYKTNGGDINGRLICTCDNIRLFSVTAKAEQKTGNPEKAKAGAGSGGDEDDDLPF from the coding sequence ATGCTATTCACAGGAAGAATCACCGCTGACGCAGAAGTAACAGCGGTAAAAGGAGACAAGCAGGTCGTTAACTTCACCGTGGCCATCAACCAGAGATGGACGAACAAAGAGGGCGATAAAAAAGAAAAAGCAGCATTTGTTAACTGTGCTTACTGGCGCAATGCAGGTATAGCGGAATACCTCTCCAAAGGGGCAGTGGTTGAAATTTCAGGTTGGCTTGAAGCACAGGGCTACAAAACTAACGGAGGCGACATAAATGGAAGATTGATTTGCACCTGCGATAACATCAGGCTGTTTTCCGTAACGGCCAAAGCAGAGCAAAAGACCGGCAACCCGGAAAAGGCAAAAGCAGGCGCAGGTTCCGGTGGTGATGAGGACGATGATTTACCTTTTTAA
- a CDS encoding PRTRC system protein C: MLRTNLLPRIFIHKENGQEIQLSDPNDDFSPEAVLNFYAPTYPILTNARIVGPEIKKDKIQYRFESTMGTKG, encoded by the coding sequence ATGTTACGTACAAACCTCTTACCAAGGATTTTTATACACAAGGAGAACGGACAGGAAATTCAACTGTCCGACCCGAATGACGATTTTAGCCCCGAAGCAGTGCTGAATTTCTATGCGCCTACTTATCCCATCCTGACCAATGCCCGTATTGTTGGCCCCGAAATCAAAAAAGATAAGATACAATACCGTTTTGAAAGCACGATGGGAACAAAAGGATAA
- a CDS encoding PRTRC system protein B produces MTANITNNFSHTYTPFKALLIYAKSKTDEDNHYGTDEVYVESYDIGKSGRPVNAHPLSAKESILLGDILKSGQDAQNTFLKCRGIIPPNVLAINTEKEGYAVWYTPPMERQLFFIESLGIPSVPVKIPAMIWKAGRESLHLFAVKGSRKPNLQSLLHHAPYFNMHPDGRVCMGSVRINIEPDTCLEDFISLWERYFFNSYFSHTIDGGSKVAVNIVQLWQEQGRTGQKFPENHLVKINLTLQRIL; encoded by the coding sequence ATGACAGCCAACATCACGAATAATTTCAGCCATACCTATACCCCCTTTAAAGCTTTACTTATTTATGCTAAAAGCAAGACTGATGAGGATAATCACTATGGAACGGACGAGGTATATGTCGAAAGCTATGACATCGGCAAAAGCGGGAGGCCGGTCAATGCACATCCGCTCTCTGCAAAGGAATCTATCCTTTTGGGTGATATCCTGAAAAGTGGTCAGGATGCACAAAACACCTTTCTGAAATGCAGGGGTATCATTCCGCCGAACGTACTCGCTATTAATACCGAAAAAGAGGGCTATGCGGTATGGTATACCCCGCCCATGGAACGCCAATTGTTTTTTATTGAAAGTCTCGGTATCCCCTCCGTCCCCGTAAAAATCCCGGCCATGATTTGGAAAGCAGGGCGCGAAAGCCTCCACCTGTTTGCTGTCAAAGGAAGCCGGAAGCCGAACCTGCAAAGCTTACTTCATCATGCGCCATACTTTAATATGCACCCTGACGGCCGTGTCTGCATGGGTTCTGTCCGCATTAACATCGAACCCGATACCTGCCTCGAAGATTTTATTTCGCTTTGGGAGCGGTATTTTTTTAACAGCTACTTCAGCCATACGATAGACGGAGGAAGCAAGGTCGCCGTCAATATCGTTCAGCTTTGGCAGGAACAGGGGCGAACCGGGCAGAAGTTCCCCGAAAACCATTTGGTAAAAATAAACCTCACACTTCAAAGAATACTATAA